In Nitrospira sp., a single genomic region encodes these proteins:
- the pyrR gene encoding bifunctional pyr operon transcriptional regulator/uracil phosphoribosyltransferase PyrR, translating into MAHVQIDYTQEKPVMDAGDIGRAVTRIAHEILERNKGVARLALVGIRTGGVYLGHRLVRRIRDIEGVTVPIGELDITLYRDDLALRKEQPVLRKTSVPFDISDKIIVLVDDVLFTGRTIRAAMDGLMDLGRPAEIQLAVLIDRGHRQLPIKATYVGKNIPTSRDEEIQVLLEEAGEEDRVVISRA; encoded by the coding sequence ATGGCTCACGTGCAGATTGATTACACGCAAGAAAAGCCCGTGATGGATGCCGGTGATATCGGTCGGGCCGTCACACGCATCGCCCACGAGATTCTGGAACGGAACAAGGGCGTCGCCCGGTTGGCCTTGGTCGGGATCCGGACCGGCGGGGTCTATCTCGGTCATCGATTGGTGCGACGGATTCGCGATATTGAAGGCGTGACGGTGCCGATCGGAGAGTTGGACATCACGCTCTACCGCGATGATTTAGCCTTGAGAAAGGAACAGCCGGTTTTGCGCAAGACCTCCGTTCCGTTCGACATCTCGGACAAGATCATTGTGTTGGTCGACGACGTGTTGTTTACCGGACGGACGATACGCGCAGCGATGGACGGACTGATGGATCTGGGGCGGCCGGCGGAAATCCAGCTCGCCGTACTGATCGATCGGGGGCATCGGCAGTTGCCGATCAAGGCGACCTACGTCGGGAAGAATATTCCGACCTCCAGGGATGAAGAGATTCAAGTGCTGCTGGAGGAGGCGGGTGAAGAGGATCGAGTGGTCATCTCGCGAGCCTGA
- a CDS encoding aspartate carbamoyltransferase catalytic subunit: MSLKRKDLLSLAPLSVEEIALVLDTADSFKEVTGREIKKVPALRGRTVVNLFFEPSTRTRTSFELAAKRLSADVINFSPSSSSVVKGETLLDTARNIEAMQADIIVLRHPSAGAAEALARGVKSSVINAGDGWHEHPTQALLDLYTIRQRGLSFEGLKVAIVGDVAHSRVARSNIYALSKLGAEVRLIGPPTMMPWGVERLGARVYCNFDEGLTGVQVIMMLRLQLERQGRALFPTIREYARLYGLTGERVKLADPGAIVMHPGPINRGVEIAPEVADSLSSVILDQVANGVAVRMGILYLMSGAN; the protein is encoded by the coding sequence ATGAGCCTGAAGCGCAAGGACTTGCTCAGTTTGGCGCCCTTGTCGGTTGAGGAGATCGCGCTCGTTCTCGACACAGCCGATTCCTTCAAAGAAGTGACTGGACGAGAGATCAAGAAAGTCCCCGCGTTGCGGGGGCGGACCGTCGTCAATCTGTTCTTTGAACCCAGCACGAGAACGAGGACCTCGTTTGAACTGGCGGCGAAACGGCTCAGCGCGGACGTCATCAATTTTTCTCCCTCGTCGAGCAGCGTGGTCAAAGGCGAAACCCTGCTGGATACCGCACGCAACATTGAAGCGATGCAGGCGGACATCATCGTCCTGCGCCATCCGTCCGCAGGCGCGGCAGAAGCGCTCGCGCGTGGGGTGAAATCATCGGTGATCAACGCGGGGGATGGATGGCACGAACATCCGACTCAGGCGTTGCTCGATCTGTACACCATCCGCCAACGGGGACTCTCGTTCGAGGGTCTCAAGGTCGCGATCGTCGGCGATGTGGCCCACAGCCGTGTCGCTCGTTCCAACATCTACGCTCTGTCGAAATTGGGGGCAGAGGTGCGGCTCATTGGCCCGCCGACCATGATGCCCTGGGGTGTGGAGCGGCTGGGAGCGCGGGTCTATTGCAATTTTGACGAAGGGCTCACCGGCGTCCAGGTGATCATGATGTTGAGACTCCAACTGGAGCGACAGGGTCGGGCGCTGTTCCCCACAATCCGTGAATACGCGAGGCTCTACGGTCTGACGGGAGAACGGGTCAAGCTGGCTGATCCGGGCGCGATCGTCATGCATCCCGGTCCGATCAATCGCGGCGTGGAAATTGCGCCGGAGGTCGCCGACAGTCTTTCGTCGGTCATTCTCGATCAAGTGGCGAACGGAGTGGCGGTTCGGATGGGCATCCTCTATCTGATGTCGGGGGCCAACTAA